One segment of Erigeron canadensis isolate Cc75 chromosome 2, C_canadensis_v1, whole genome shotgun sequence DNA contains the following:
- the LOC122587261 gene encoding kinesin-like protein KIN-4A produces the protein MESPPPPTTTTTTAATEDCSVKVAVHIRPLVGDEKLQACKDCVSVVPGKPQVQLGTHSFTFDHVYGSTGTVSSAMFEECVAPLVDGLFQGYNATVLAYGQTGSGKTYTMGSGSKDASQTGLIPQAMNALFNKIETLKHQIDFQLHVSFIEILKEEVRDLLDPNSSNKSEITNGQTGKVNIPGKPPIQIRENSNGVITLAGSTECSVQTLKEMADCLEHGSLSRATGSTNMNNQSSRSHAIFTITVEQIRKGSSGDNSSNDAMGDEYLCAKLHLVDLAGSERAKRTGSDGMRFKEGVHINKGLLALGNVISALGDEKKRKEGAHVPYRDSKLTRLLQDSLGGNSRTVMIACVSPADINAEETLNTLKYANRARNIQNKPVVNRDPMSSEMLRMRQQLECLQAELCARGGGSPVELQVLRERIAWLEATNQDLCRELHVYRSRGIAIDHSEMDTKVDDSFCIENEELKRSVDSSDYQMSESGDSGVIDEEAAKEWEHTLLQDSMGKELHELNKRLEQKESEMKLFGGSDTMTLKQHFGKKIMELEDEKRAVQKERDRLQAEIENLSATSDGQTQKLQDLHSHKLKSLESQIQDLKKKKDSQVQIVKQKQKSDDAAKKLQDEIQFIKAQKVQLQHRIKQEAEQFRQWKASREKELLQLKKEGRRNEYERHKLQALNQRQKMVLQRKTEEAAMATKRLKELLEARKSVRDISVTSNGNGNGNGTNVQSNEKSLQRWLDHEVEVMVNVHEVRYEYEKQSEVRAALAEELAVLRQVDEFAAKGVSPPRGKNGFSRASSLSPEARMSRISSLESMLSISSNSLVFMASQLSEAEERERGFASRGRWNQLRSMADAKNLLQYMFNSLADARCQSWEKDVEMKEMEEQLQELVGLLRQSELRRKEAEKELKVREQQTVAIALASSASGNSHNSLKHVADDMSGPLSPNSVPVPKQLKYTAGIANGSVRESAAFIDQKRKMVPLSQLSMKKLALVGHSNGKLWRWKRSHHQWMLQFKWKWQKPWRLSELIKHSDETIMRSKPRPQPISDLMLHRH, from the exons ATggaatcaccaccaccaccaaccaccaccaccaccaccgccgctacTGAAGACTGTTCAGTCAAAGTAGCTGTACATATCCGCCCACTCGTGGGTGATGAAAAGCTTCAAGCTTGTAAAGATTGTGTCTCCGTTGTTCCCGGAAAACCACAG GTGCAACTGGGTACACATTCGTTTACATTCGATCATGTTTATGGTAGTACCGGTACGGTTTCATCGGCTATGTTTGAAGAATGTGTTGCTCCTCTTGTTGATGGTCTTTTTCAAGGATATAATGCCACTGTCTTAGCCTACGGACAG ACGGGTTCGGGGAAAACGTATACTATGGGTTCTGGCTCTAAAGATGCTTCTCAAACAGGGCTTATTCCTCAAGCTATGAATGCTTTGTTCAACAAGATCGAAACTTTGAAGCATCAAATAGATTTCCAGTTGCATGTTTCTTTCATTgag ATTCTAAAAGAAGAGGTGAGAGACTTGTTGGATCCAAACTCGAGTAACAAATCAGAGATAACGAATGGGCAGACAGGAAAAGTTAATATACCAGGGAAGCCACCAATACAAATTCGTGAAAATTCAAATGGTGTTATAACGCTTGCTGGATCTACTGAATGTAGTGTTCAAACACTTAAAGAAATGGCTGATTGTTTGGAGCACGGATCGTTGAGCAGGGCCACGGGAAGTACAAATATGAATAATCAGTCGAG TCGTTCACATGCGATCTTTACAATTACAGTAGAACAAATACGAAAAGGGAGTTCTGGTGATAATAGTTCGAATGACGCCATGGGTGATGAATATCTTTGTGCCAAGTTGCATTTAGTTGACCTTGCTGGATCAGAACGCGCTAAAAGAACAGGATCTGATGGCATGCGATTCAAAGAAG GAGTTCACATTAACAAGGGACTTCTTGCACTTGGAAATGTGATCAGTGCCCTTGGTGATGAGAAGAAACGGAAAGAAGGTGCTCATGTTCCATATCGTGATAGTAAACTTACCCGCCTCTTACAG GATTCTCTTGGTGGAAATAGCAGAACAGTTATGATCG CTTGCGTTAGTCCTGCTGATATAAACGCCGAGGAAACTTTGAACACGTTGAAGTATGCTAATCGTGCTCGGAATATTCAGAATAAACCTGTAGTGAATAGGGACCCAATGTCAAGTGAAATGTTAAGGATGCGCCAACAACTAGAGTGCTTGCAGGCGGAACTTTGTGCTCGTGGTGGAGGTTCTCCAGTGGAATTACAG GTACTGCGAGAAAGGATTGCTTGGCTTGAAGCTACTAATCAAGATCTTTGTAGGGAACTTCATGTTTACCGTAGTCGAGGCATTGCAATTGATCACTCTGAAATGGACACTAAA GTTGATGATTCCTTTTGTATAGAAAATGAAGAGTTAAAAAGAAGTGTTGATTCATCTGATTATCAGATGAGTGAAAGTG GCGATTCTGGCGTTATAGATGAAGAAGCAGCAAAAGAGTGGGAGCACACCCTTCTCCAAGACTCAATGGGCAAAGAACTGCATGAGTTGAATAAACGTTTAGAGCAGAAGGAG TCGGAGATGAAACTTTTTGGTGGATCTGATACTATGACTCTTAAGCAACATTTTGGGAAGAAAATAATGGAACTCGAGGATGAAAAACGGGCAGTACAG AAAGAGAGGGACCGATTGCAGGCCGAAATTGAAAATCTTTCAGCTACTTCAGACGGTCAAACACAAAAGTTACAAGATTTGCATTCCCACAAGTTAAAATCACTCGAGTCACAG ATTCAGGATCTCAAGAAGAAAAAAGACAGTCAGGTTCAAATTGTGAAGCAAAAACAAAAGAGTGATGATGCAGCAAAAAAGTTACAAGACGAAATACAATTTATCAAGGCCCAAAAG GTTCAACTACAACACAGGATAAAGCAAGAAGCTGAGCAATTCCGACAGTGGAAAGCATCACGTGAAAAAGAATTGTTGCAG CTAAAGAAAGAAGGGCGTAGGAATGAATACGAAAGGCATAAACTGCAGGCCCTAAATCAACGCCAGAAAATG GTCCTTCAAAGAAAGACAGAAGAGGCTGCTATGGCTACCAAGAGGCTCAAGGAATTACTTGAGGCCCGCAAGTCAGTTCGCGACATTTCTG TGACTAGCAACGGAAACGGAAATGGAAATGGAACAAATGTACAG AGCAATGAGAAATCATTGCAGCGATGGCTGGATCATGAGGTGGAAGTGATGGTGAATGTTCATGAAGTTCGATATGAATATGAGAAACAAAGcgaagt GCGTGCTGCACTGGCTGAAGAGCTAGCTGTTCTTAGACAAGTTGATGAATTTGCTGCAAAAGGAGTTAGCCCTCCAAGAGGAAAAAATGGATTCTCTAG GGCATCATCTTTGTCACCTGAAGCTAGAATGTCGAGAATATCTTCACTAGAGAGCATGTTAAGCATTTCATCAAACTCACTTGTGTTCATGGCTTCACAACTGTCCGAGGCAGAAGAAAGGGAGCGTGGCTTTGCAAGTCGTGGACGTTGGAATCAGCTGCGTTCTATGGCGGATGCCAAGAACCTTCTTCAATATATGTTCAATTCTCTTGCAGATGCTAG ATGCCAATCATGGGAGAAGGATGTTGAGATGAAAGAAATGGAAGAACAGTTGCAAGAGCTTGTGGGTTTGCTAAGACAGAGTGAACTACGAAGAAAAGAAGCCGAGAAGGAGCTAAAAGTAAGAGAACAGCAAACTGTGGCAATCGCATTGGCTTCATCTGCCTCG GGTAATTCTCACAATTCACTGAAACACGTGGCTGATGACATGAGTGGTCCATTATCTCCAAATTCTGTTCCCGTACCAAAACAGCTCAAATACACGGCAGGCATAGCCAATGGTTCAGTCAGGGAATCAGCAGCCTTCATAGACCAGAAACGAAAG ATGGTTCCCCTGAGTCAGTTATCTATGAAGAAACTGGCATTGGTCGGGCATTCTAATGGAAAGCTGTGGAGGTGGAAGAGGAGTCATCATCAATGGATGTTGCAATTCAAATGGAAATGGCAAAAACCATGGAGACTCTCAGAGCTCATCAAACACAGTGACGAAACAATCATGAGATCAAAACCTCGTCCACAGCCCATTTCCGACCTCATGTTGCATAGACATTAA